One candidate division WOR-3 bacterium DNA window includes the following coding sequences:
- a CDS encoding helix-turn-helix domain-containing protein, whose translation MLVVEYKVLVKIDPILVREKILEVYFQTRRNISKTARTCGVFCNTVKKRLKRFLEEGKEDLRDKSHRPKNHFNKTPPVIEKMVVEIFEQTNYGVRLISGRISKKRHLSFL comes from the coding sequence GTTGGTTAAAATAGACCCAATCCTCGTCCGAGAAAAGATATTAGAAGTTTATTTCCAAACCAGAAGAAATATCTCAAAAACTGCCCGGACTTGTGGTGTCTTTTGTAATACGGTCAAAAAGAGACTTAAACGCTTTTTAGAAGAAGGGAAAGAGGATCTTAGGGATAAATCCCATCGCCCGAAAAATCATTTTAATAAAACCCCTCCGGTGATAGAAAAGATGGTGGTAGAGATTTTTGAGCAAACGAATTATGGAGTAAGACTTATCTCGGGAAGAATTAGCAAAAAGAGGCATCTCTCTTTCTTATG